One part of the Sorangiineae bacterium MSr11954 genome encodes these proteins:
- a CDS encoding SDR family NAD(P)-dependent oxidoreductase: MNGRSPIGQTILITGANTGIGRATSEELGRRGARLYLACRSEAKTQPVIDAIRRENEGAHVVFLPLDLGDLDSVRRCAEQFLASGEPLHVLVNNAGLAGQRGATKQGFELAFGTNYLGHFLLTQLLLPRLRASAPARVVHVASDSHYECKNLDWESLARPTRTFMATKEYEISKLCNVLFGAECARRWKGHGVRSYSVDPGTVASDIWRKIPWPIRTVMKRKMISTQEGAHSSLHCATSADVADHDGRYYALSGHDRAPSELAQDPTLARLLWEKSEEWVRAWCDGQPGE, encoded by the coding sequence ATGAACGGACGATCGCCGATCGGGCAAACCATCCTCATCACGGGCGCGAACACGGGCATCGGGCGGGCCACCAGCGAGGAGTTGGGCCGCCGAGGTGCGCGGCTGTACCTCGCGTGCCGCTCGGAGGCCAAAACGCAGCCCGTGATCGACGCCATCCGGCGCGAGAACGAGGGCGCCCATGTGGTGTTTCTACCGCTGGATCTCGGAGATCTGGACTCGGTTCGCCGCTGCGCGGAGCAGTTCCTCGCCTCGGGCGAGCCGCTGCACGTGCTGGTGAACAACGCGGGCCTGGCCGGTCAACGCGGCGCGACCAAACAAGGGTTCGAGCTGGCGTTCGGCACCAACTACCTCGGGCACTTTTTGCTCACCCAGCTCTTGCTGCCCCGGCTCCGCGCGAGCGCGCCGGCGCGCGTGGTCCATGTGGCGAGCGACTCGCACTACGAGTGCAAGAACCTGGACTGGGAGTCGCTCGCCCGACCCACGCGCACATTCATGGCCACCAAGGAGTACGAGATCAGCAAACTGTGCAACGTGCTCTTCGGCGCCGAGTGCGCGCGCCGGTGGAAGGGGCACGGCGTGCGCAGCTACTCCGTGGATCCCGGCACCGTCGCCTCGGATATTTGGCGCAAGATCCCTTGGCCCATCCGCACCGTCATGAAGCGCAAGATGATCAGCACCCAGGAGGGCGCGCATTCATCGCTTCACTGCGCCACCTCGGCCGACGTGGCCGATCACGATGGTCGCTATTACGCGCTCAGCGGGCACGATCGCGCGCCGAGCGAGCTCGCGCAGGACCCTACCCTCGCCCGTCTCCTCTGGGAGAAGAGCGAAGAGTGGGTCCGCGCGTGGTGCGACGGGCAGCCGGGCGAGTAA
- a CDS encoding sigma-54 dependent transcriptional regulator gives MLTSRANVSVEATESARESPDGNHVELVREQSVRVIAGADADADTTDRGDEVVILEPSMIQIHQLARRVAASDISVLLLGETGSGKEILAETIHRHSARRDKPMLRLNCAAISESLLESELFGHEKGSFSGAAQAKSGLLEMVNGGTVFLDEVGEMPLSLQAKLLRVIEDRKVTRVGGLKPRDINVRFVTATNRNLAAEVARGAFRADLYYRFNGISLELPPLRERLSEIEPLVLMFLNRTAKQIGRKPPTLSPEVRAMLRRHPWPGNIRELRNLAERALVVCGDGEMITVEHLPVGEMARAACAFARASDPLLSMSASTIPPPLGDAGPGRSERQRITDALQQCAGNQSSAAKMLGISRTTLVSRLIEYNLPRPRARRRKD, from the coding sequence ATGCTCACTTCACGCGCGAACGTCAGCGTCGAGGCGACCGAATCGGCGAGGGAGTCGCCCGATGGGAACCATGTCGAGCTCGTTCGAGAACAATCCGTGCGGGTCATCGCCGGCGCGGACGCGGACGCAGACACGACCGATCGAGGGGACGAGGTCGTCATCCTCGAACCCTCGATGATCCAGATCCATCAACTGGCGCGGCGGGTGGCCGCGAGTGACATTAGCGTGCTTTTGCTCGGTGAGACCGGCAGCGGCAAGGAGATCCTCGCCGAGACGATTCACCGCCACTCGGCGCGCAGGGACAAGCCCATGCTTCGTCTCAACTGCGCGGCCATCTCCGAGAGCTTGCTCGAGAGTGAGCTGTTCGGTCATGAAAAAGGCTCGTTCTCGGGCGCGGCCCAGGCCAAGTCCGGGCTGCTCGAGATGGTGAACGGCGGCACCGTGTTCCTCGACGAGGTCGGCGAAATGCCGCTCTCCCTGCAGGCGAAGCTGCTGCGCGTGATCGAAGATCGCAAGGTGACGCGCGTGGGCGGCTTGAAGCCGAGGGACATCAACGTGCGCTTCGTCACGGCGACCAATCGAAACCTGGCGGCCGAGGTCGCGCGGGGCGCGTTTCGAGCCGATCTGTACTACCGATTCAATGGCATTTCCCTCGAGCTTCCCCCGCTGCGCGAGCGCCTCTCCGAGATCGAGCCGCTGGTGCTGATGTTCTTGAACCGTACCGCCAAGCAAATAGGACGCAAGCCGCCGACCCTCTCGCCCGAGGTGCGCGCCATGCTCCGCCGGCACCCGTGGCCCGGTAACATTCGCGAGCTGCGAAACCTCGCCGAGCGCGCCCTGGTGGTGTGCGGCGATGGCGAGATGATCACGGTGGAGCACCTCCCCGTGGGCGAGATGGCCAGGGCCGCCTGCGCGTTTGCCCGCGCGTCGGACCCTCTCCTCTCCATGTCCGCATCGACGATTCCCCCACCGCTGGGAGACGCTGGCCCCGGCCGCAGCGAGCGCCAGCGGATCACGGACGCCCTTCAGCAATGCGCGGGCAATCAATCCTCCGCCGCCAAGATGCTTGGAATATCGCGAACGACCTTGGTCTCGCGCCTCATCGAATACAACCTTCCCCGACCGCGCGCACGACGCCGCAAGGACTGA
- a CDS encoding SgcJ/EcaC family oxidoreductase: MTSKNHDTSRDGNEDAVRAAIASVYKGWADNDADAFVAAYGPDATATLPGSHLPSRNAIRATMAALFAGQLKGSRAQYEVQAIRFLGDDAAIVTSKGGVVLAGQTEPPAKEWARETWVLAKVNGRWQVEAFHNCPEHAA, encoded by the coding sequence ATGACCAGCAAGAACCACGACACGAGCCGAGATGGGAACGAGGACGCGGTGCGCGCGGCGATCGCGAGCGTCTACAAGGGGTGGGCCGACAACGACGCGGACGCGTTCGTCGCGGCGTATGGGCCGGACGCGACGGCAACCTTGCCGGGGAGCCACCTGCCGTCCCGGAACGCCATCCGGGCCACCATGGCCGCCTTGTTCGCGGGGCAGCTCAAAGGCTCCCGCGCCCAATACGAGGTGCAGGCAATCCGGTTCCTCGGCGACGACGCCGCCATCGTCACCAGCAAAGGCGGGGTCGTCCTGGCGGGCCAGACCGAGCCGCCCGCGAAGGAGTGGGCGCGCGAGACATGGGTCCTCGCCAAGGTGAATGGACGCTGGCAGGTCGAAGCTTTTCACAATTGCCCCGAGCACGCAGCCTGA
- a CDS encoding alpha/beta hydrolase, whose protein sequence is MASKESQAIKDMYRAWTEARLNPDPIDPLGHIDHWGDVTAEPRAVDYLEVDANGVPAMWVVPKGCAADRVILCLHGGGFVGGSRYTHRKLFGHLAKAVGARALIADYRLSYQHPHPAQVDDATAAFQWLLDQGFRAERMAFAGDSSGGGLCLTTVLRARERRLPQPAALMLISPWSDMELSGASYETNHEKDAFFYREVVQGLVDAFLGKEGSAKDPLANPLYADLSGFPPIYIQVGSDETLLDDTRLLEGRARKYGVEVRRDVFPDQQHTFQMAAGRAPEADEAIRRFAAWVAPKLGLTVRESAAAAAIDSRDRAAAL, encoded by the coding sequence ATGGCAAGCAAGGAATCCCAAGCCATCAAAGACATGTATCGGGCCTGGACCGAGGCTCGGCTCAACCCCGATCCGATCGACCCGCTCGGGCACATCGATCACTGGGGCGACGTGACGGCCGAGCCCCGCGCCGTGGACTACCTCGAGGTGGACGCCAACGGTGTCCCCGCCATGTGGGTGGTGCCGAAGGGATGCGCGGCCGACCGCGTGATCTTGTGCCTGCACGGCGGCGGCTTCGTCGGCGGATCGCGCTACACGCACCGCAAGCTCTTCGGCCACCTCGCCAAGGCCGTCGGCGCGCGCGCGTTGATTGCCGACTATCGCCTCTCGTACCAGCACCCTCACCCCGCGCAAGTCGATGATGCGACGGCCGCGTTCCAATGGCTGCTCGATCAAGGCTTCCGCGCGGAGCGTATGGCGTTCGCCGGAGACTCGAGCGGCGGCGGCCTTTGCCTCACCACGGTCCTCCGCGCGCGCGAGCGACGGCTCCCGCAGCCGGCCGCGCTGATGCTCATATCCCCGTGGTCGGATATGGAGCTCTCGGGCGCGTCGTACGAGACGAACCACGAGAAGGACGCGTTCTTCTACAGGGAGGTCGTGCAAGGGTTGGTCGACGCGTTCCTCGGGAAGGAGGGGAGCGCGAAGGATCCGCTCGCCAACCCGCTGTACGCCGATCTCTCCGGCTTCCCGCCCATCTACATTCAGGTCGGCAGCGACGAGACCTTGCTGGACGACACGCGCTTGCTCGAGGGGCGCGCCCGCAAATACGGGGTCGAGGTGCGGCGCGACGTCTTCCCCGACCAACAGCACACGTTCCAGATGGCCGCGGGCCGCGCGCCCGAAGCGGACGAGGCGATCCGTCGGTTTGCGGCGTGGGTCGCGCCCAAGCTCGGCCTCACGGTCCGCGAGAGCGCAGCCGCGGCGGCGATCGACTCGCGCGATCGCGCCGCGGCGCTCTAA
- a CDS encoding sigma-70 family RNA polymerase sigma factor, with product MSDSGEFVQRIKPFRRELLAHCYRMLGSVDDAEDVVQETYLRAWRAEGTFEARASLRAWLYKIATNACLTALEQRQRQRRALPSGLGAPSRDPHAAPVFAGPEVDWVEPIPDALVSSESDDPGAIAVSRQDLRLALIASWQHLPSRQRAVLLLREVLAFSAEEVAEMLDITAAAVKSMLQRARARLDEVMPAAEDVREPTAPEARALLDRYIAAFESSDAAAIEQLLCEDATLEMVPAITWFSGKTTCAPYIVHHALGSPGEWRMAPTRANGQLATIAYRRGEDGVHRAFGVAVLSFGAGGIARIVLFADPELVARFEGPVADGLIHHTGSDPVS from the coding sequence ATGTCGGATAGTGGGGAGTTCGTTCAACGCATCAAGCCGTTCCGGCGCGAGCTCCTCGCGCACTGCTACCGCATGCTCGGCTCGGTGGACGACGCCGAGGACGTCGTTCAGGAGACCTATCTGCGCGCATGGCGCGCGGAAGGCACGTTCGAGGCGCGCGCGTCCTTGCGCGCGTGGCTCTACAAAATCGCGACCAACGCGTGCCTGACCGCGCTGGAGCAGCGCCAGCGCCAAAGGCGCGCGCTCCCCTCGGGCCTGGGCGCGCCGAGCCGCGATCCGCACGCGGCGCCGGTGTTCGCGGGGCCGGAGGTGGATTGGGTGGAGCCCATTCCAGATGCCCTCGTCAGCTCCGAATCCGACGATCCCGGAGCCATCGCCGTGTCGCGGCAGGATTTGCGGCTGGCGCTGATCGCCAGCTGGCAACACTTGCCCTCGCGCCAGCGCGCGGTCCTGTTGCTGCGCGAGGTGCTGGCCTTCTCCGCCGAGGAGGTGGCCGAGATGCTCGACATCACCGCCGCGGCCGTGAAGAGCATGCTCCAGCGCGCGCGCGCCCGGCTCGACGAGGTGATGCCGGCGGCCGAAGACGTTCGCGAGCCCACCGCGCCCGAGGCCCGCGCGCTGCTCGATCGCTATATCGCGGCCTTCGAGAGCTCCGACGCCGCCGCCATCGAGCAGCTTTTGTGCGAGGACGCGACCTTGGAAATGGTGCCGGCCATCACCTGGTTCTCGGGCAAGACGACCTGCGCCCCCTACATCGTGCACCATGCCCTGGGCTCACCCGGCGAATGGCGTATGGCTCCGACGCGCGCCAATGGCCAGCTCGCCACCATCGCTTACCGTCGTGGAGAAGACGGCGTACACCGTGCTTTCGGCGTTGCCGTTTTGAGCTTCGGAGCCGGCGGCATCGCTCGAATCGTGCTCTTCGCCGACCCCGAGCTGGTGGCGCGATTCGAAGGGCCGGTCGCGGATGGCCTCATTCATCATACTGGTTCGGATCCCGTTTCTTAG
- a CDS encoding TonB-dependent receptor gives MFLTIPMAGFLVSHTVYAQTRTVPTSPEKEEPKIEEVVVRAKPPPRSASDWEADEKVVGSTPHETGADALRVIPGAFVSDRGLLGRAPHLSLRGFDGTSGQDVEVFVENIPLNQASNIRAPGYADMRLVMPEVIKSVRIQNGPYDPHQGDFAIAGSAHMELGLPKAGFWGKGTLGSFRSRRIFLGYVPNGDFWRDCFAAFETYSTDGAGTGRAGERSSFIAQFATAKQDMSFRSVLAIGTGRFDFPGYLDQGFVERGGYPYTSRQPLGRDRASHAHLGAVLQWTMDGGVMEVGAFASRVKMGFHENLTGYVFDATAGIPPAASDDAEQVNESSTIGISSRYRHHVKLTSKRDLVELGVYARLDNVDQSDTRLVSDGTVHTRLVDATVSATNLAAYVDTRLHPVKHLTVRGGTRLDSLTYAVKDRTNNQGLERSAQGFHLGNKVTFDYFSGSGVHWIASYGEGFRSPQARTLSEGDRVPFATVQSFEAGVRVKDRIWQASLSGFQSWLSQDRVFDPTLRQNSEAPGSRRTGVSFAVQARRGMFGSTTSGTYTYAVFTGSDRRFREGDIVPYAPRMVLREDAYVMGNLAKIGDDHLVGRIGLGLEGAAMRELPGGTDGKNVFYVDALATLGWREVELGISGINLLNLQYYDSQYVYVSNFDKDPNLPPPSPHVLVAPPASIFVSLQIHLPPKKRDPNQYDE, from the coding sequence ATGTTCCTCACGATCCCCATGGCCGGGTTCCTGGTGTCGCACACGGTGTATGCGCAGACACGGACCGTCCCCACGAGCCCCGAAAAGGAGGAGCCAAAGATCGAGGAGGTCGTCGTTCGCGCCAAGCCGCCGCCGCGCAGCGCGTCCGACTGGGAGGCGGACGAAAAGGTGGTCGGCTCCACGCCGCATGAAACGGGCGCGGATGCGCTCCGAGTCATTCCGGGGGCGTTCGTGAGCGACCGCGGATTGCTCGGGCGTGCGCCCCACCTTTCGCTCCGCGGGTTCGATGGAACGTCGGGGCAAGACGTGGAGGTCTTCGTCGAGAACATACCGCTGAACCAGGCGTCGAACATTCGCGCCCCGGGCTATGCGGACATGCGCCTGGTGATGCCCGAGGTCATCAAATCCGTGCGCATCCAGAATGGCCCCTACGATCCCCACCAAGGCGACTTTGCCATCGCCGGATCGGCGCATATGGAGCTCGGGCTTCCGAAAGCAGGATTCTGGGGTAAAGGGACCTTGGGCTCCTTTCGCTCGCGGCGCATCTTCCTGGGGTACGTGCCAAATGGGGATTTCTGGCGCGACTGCTTTGCAGCCTTCGAGACGTATTCGACGGACGGCGCAGGGACCGGCCGCGCCGGCGAGCGAAGCTCGTTCATCGCGCAATTCGCGACGGCCAAGCAGGACATGTCCTTTCGCTCCGTCCTCGCCATCGGCACCGGGCGCTTCGATTTCCCGGGCTATCTCGATCAGGGCTTCGTCGAGCGAGGCGGCTACCCCTACACCTCGCGGCAACCCCTGGGCCGCGATCGCGCCTCGCATGCCCACCTCGGGGCCGTCCTACAATGGACCATGGATGGCGGCGTCATGGAAGTTGGCGCCTTTGCTTCGCGCGTGAAAATGGGATTTCACGAGAACCTCACCGGTTACGTATTCGATGCCACCGCGGGCATCCCCCCCGCCGCCAGCGATGACGCGGAACAGGTCAACGAGTCCTCCACCATCGGCATCTCGTCCCGGTATCGCCATCACGTGAAATTGACGTCCAAACGCGATCTGGTGGAGCTCGGAGTCTACGCGCGCCTCGACAATGTCGATCAAAGCGACACGCGCCTCGTTTCCGATGGAACGGTTCACACCCGGCTGGTGGATGCCACCGTCAGCGCGACCAACTTGGCGGCTTATGTCGATACGCGCCTTCATCCCGTCAAGCATCTTACGGTGCGCGGCGGCACCCGCCTCGATTCCCTGACGTATGCCGTCAAAGATCGCACGAACAACCAAGGCCTCGAGCGCTCCGCGCAAGGGTTTCACCTCGGCAACAAGGTGACCTTCGACTACTTCAGCGGCAGCGGCGTCCACTGGATCGCCAGCTACGGCGAGGGATTTCGATCCCCCCAAGCGCGAACCTTGAGCGAAGGAGACCGCGTACCTTTCGCCACCGTGCAGAGCTTCGAGGCGGGTGTTCGGGTGAAGGATCGCATCTGGCAAGCTTCGCTTTCGGGCTTTCAATCGTGGCTCAGCCAAGACCGCGTCTTCGATCCCACCTTGCGGCAGAACAGCGAGGCGCCCGGCTCGCGCCGCACGGGCGTTTCGTTCGCGGTGCAGGCGCGAAGAGGCATGTTCGGCAGCACCACCAGCGGCACGTACACCTACGCCGTATTCACCGGCTCGGATCGACGGTTCCGCGAAGGCGACATCGTCCCCTACGCACCGCGGATGGTCCTCCGGGAGGACGCCTACGTGATGGGCAATCTGGCCAAGATCGGCGATGACCACCTCGTCGGAAGGATCGGTTTGGGGTTGGAGGGCGCCGCCATGCGCGAGCTGCCCGGCGGCACCGACGGAAAGAATGTCTTCTACGTCGATGCCCTGGCCACCCTCGGCTGGCGCGAGGTGGAGCTCGGAATCAGCGGCATCAATTTGCTCAATCTCCAATATTACGATTCGCAATACGTTTATGTATCCAACTTCGACAAGGACCCGAACTTGCCCCCACCGTCCCCCCATGTCCTCGTCGCGCCGCCGGCCAGCATCTTCGTCTCGCTGCAGATTCACCTTCCGCCTAAGAAACGGGATCCGAACCAGTATGATGAATGA